A stretch of Brachyhypopomus gauderio isolate BG-103 chromosome 3, BGAUD_0.2, whole genome shotgun sequence DNA encodes these proteins:
- the pyyb gene encoding peptide YYb, with protein MAGTLRSWTALAALLFCVVACLSSLTYAYPPKPELPSGEVGPEEMARYHTALRHYINLITRQRYGKRSTPEAAMAELLFADDEQDVKPRTDERLPW; from the exons ATGGCCGGTACACTGAGGTCTTGGACGGCGCTCGCGGCTCTCTTGTTTTGCGTGGTAGCCTGTTTGAGTAGCCTCACATACGCTTACCCGCCAAAACCCGAACTTCCTTCTGGAGAAGTTGGGCCCGAGGAAATGGCCCGGTACCACACGGCCCTGCGACACTACATCAACCTCATCACGAGGCAGAG atATGGGAAGAGATCTACTCCTGAGGCAGCTATGGCTGAGCTGCTGTTTGCTGATGACGAGCAGGATGTAAAACCACG GACTGATGAGCGTTTGCCTTGGTAA